A stretch of the Fibrobacter sp. genome encodes the following:
- a CDS encoding AAA family ATPase, translating into MESARKVINLFLKTKFNPNDLKSELYKAGEAAKEEGWTFMDASFQLGGKARDEGLSPDEVEQVLRRAFSSEKRSSEREEVRQEAPAAPAPVGQAPVVEAMPKPTIISPLPTGMISMEQMLALGLDTQSMELLQNFKIDPEALSIPWPAADWRKDLAKLLEVAFEKDETIEFKISDTPTATTELVSNIVDRDDTIKKIMKSLDCQDGALICVNAAKGGPDATDESWRYRYAVIDNPKMSLAKQLAYYKALNLPCAALVNTGANSVQAWVKIGAADREEYDERIDFLFKTLDSQGFKIDSANKSPSFMARMPGVLRGGKQQYLIATEQGAKNFKEWKEWVEYSLDGKPLIELASDSEEPPKKDASIIENMLRAGEFFLFQAPPKSGKSLALMDMALSICYGEEWFGNATTSNDVLFINFELTKSVFLNRLHLLGNKRGLNASTPKFGFLNLRGTALSPLETAQLIAKRIEGAKKLENHDYRVVVIDPISAVLHNPKSMRLTGSPHQILMQMVDTIIALTGCAVVTACNNDEYPYLQSRADSVISLSPVEGGLNLFQINGTFREFPKMLARECSWIYPRFFV; encoded by the coding sequence ATGGAAAGCGCAAGAAAAGTCATCAACCTGTTCCTCAAGACAAAGTTCAACCCGAACGACCTGAAGAGCGAGCTCTACAAGGCGGGCGAAGCCGCAAAGGAAGAGGGCTGGACCTTCATGGACGCGAGTTTCCAGCTGGGCGGAAAGGCCCGGGACGAAGGCCTCTCCCCGGACGAAGTCGAACAGGTCTTGCGCAGGGCGTTCTCTTCGGAGAAGCGTTCCAGCGAACGCGAGGAAGTCCGTCAGGAAGCTCCGGCGGCGCCTGCACCCGTAGGACAGGCGCCCGTAGTGGAAGCCATGCCGAAGCCCACGATTATCTCGCCGCTCCCCACCGGAATGATTTCGATGGAGCAGATGCTCGCGCTCGGCCTCGACACGCAGTCGATGGAACTCCTGCAGAATTTCAAGATTGACCCGGAAGCCCTTTCCATTCCCTGGCCCGCAGCCGACTGGAGAAAGGACCTCGCGAAGCTCCTCGAAGTAGCGTTCGAAAAGGACGAGACCATCGAGTTCAAGATTTCGGACACGCCCACAGCGACCACCGAACTGGTTTCGAACATCGTCGACCGCGACGATACCATCAAGAAGATCATGAAGAGCCTGGACTGCCAGGACGGCGCGCTCATATGCGTGAACGCGGCGAAAGGCGGACCGGATGCCACCGACGAAAGCTGGCGTTACCGCTATGCGGTCATCGACAACCCGAAAATGTCGCTGGCAAAACAGCTCGCCTACTACAAGGCTTTGAACCTCCCCTGCGCCGCCCTCGTGAACACGGGCGCGAACTCCGTGCAGGCCTGGGTGAAGATTGGCGCCGCCGACCGCGAAGAATACGACGAGCGCATCGATTTCCTGTTCAAGACGCTCGATTCCCAGGGCTTCAAGATTGATTCCGCCAACAAGAGCCCGAGTTTCATGGCCCGCATGCCGGGCGTGCTCCGCGGCGGCAAGCAACAGTACCTCATCGCCACGGAACAGGGCGCGAAGAACTTCAAGGAATGGAAGGAGTGGGTGGAATACTCCCTCGACGGCAAGCCGCTCATCGAACTTGCCAGCGACAGCGAGGAACCGCCCAAGAAAGACGCGAGCATCATCGAGAACATGCTGCGCGCAGGCGAATTCTTCCTGTTCCAGGCACCGCCCAAGAGCGGCAAGTCGCTTGCCCTCATGGACATGGCCCTTTCCATTTGCTACGGCGAAGAATGGTTCGGCAACGCGACCACCTCGAACGACGTGCTGTTCATCAACTTCGAGCTCACGAAGTCCGTGTTCCTGAACAGACTCCACCTGCTCGGCAACAAGCGCGGGCTCAACGCGAGTACGCCCAAGTTCGGTTTCTTGAACCTGCGCGGAACAGCGCTCTCCCCGCTCGAGACGGCGCAGCTCATCGCAAAGCGCATCGAAGGTGCGAAGAAGCTCGAGAACCACGACTACCGCGTGGTGGTCATCGACCCGATATCCGCCGTGCTCCACAACCCGAAGTCCATGCGACTCACGGGCTCGCCGCACCAGATCTTGATGCAGATGGTCGACACCATCATCGCGCTTACCGGTTGCGCCGTCGTGACCGCATGCAACAACGACGAATACCCCTACCTCCAGTCCCGCGCCGACAGCGTCATCTCGCTCTCGCCGGTGGAAGGTGGCCTGAACCTTTTCCAGATAAACGGGACATTCCGCGAATTCCCGAAAATGCTTGCCAGAGAATGCTCCTGGATTTATCCGCGCTTCTTCGTGTAG
- a CDS encoding RNA methyltransferase, translating to MAFNNDGNRRGFSSDRRQGFGHERRFEKRFDNRGEGRTENRFDNRFENRRPAPDKVITAMGDADSQPQVAVGGIKEVTELLTKEPLKVHRVLFMHQSGNPKLYELQKLAKRSHVHVQQVDSKILDSYARPNQGVVALMNEKELLNWMDVREELFQAKEKGEKKLIAVATNIEDPRNLGACIRSCLALGVDLFLIPAKGMCGITPSVARTSAGALEKMRVCRPDNLEAAVGELKMAGYQILGLDADTETNLADFKFSEQAVIAVGGEDVGLPPFIKKQCDAVLRIPMMPEAHSYNASVALSLGLYEFARLRIKTP from the coding sequence ATGGCATTCAACAATGACGGCAACCGTCGCGGTTTCAGCAGCGACCGCAGGCAAGGATTCGGACACGAACGCCGGTTCGAAAAGAGATTCGACAACAGGGGCGAAGGCCGCACCGAAAACAGGTTCGACAACCGTTTCGAAAACAGGCGCCCCGCACCGGACAAGGTCATCACCGCGATGGGTGACGCCGACTCGCAACCACAGGTCGCCGTCGGCGGTATCAAGGAAGTCACCGAACTCCTGACCAAGGAACCGCTGAAGGTCCACCGCGTACTCTTCATGCACCAGTCGGGCAACCCCAAACTCTACGAACTGCAGAAACTCGCCAAGCGCTCGCACGTGCACGTGCAGCAGGTAGACTCCAAGATTCTCGACAGCTACGCCCGCCCGAACCAGGGCGTGGTCGCCCTGATGAACGAGAAGGAACTCCTGAACTGGATGGACGTGCGCGAAGAACTCTTCCAGGCAAAGGAAAAGGGCGAAAAGAAGCTTATCGCCGTAGCGACAAACATCGAAGACCCGCGCAACCTCGGCGCCTGCATCCGCAGCTGTCTCGCGCTGGGAGTCGACCTGTTCCTGATTCCCGCGAAGGGAATGTGCGGCATTACCCCGAGCGTCGCCCGTACGTCCGCTGGCGCCCTCGAAAAGATGCGCGTATGCCGCCCCGACAACCTCGAGGCCGCCGTCGGTGAACTCAAGATGGCCGGATACCAGATTCTCGGGCTCGACGCCGACACCGAGACGAACCTCGCCGATTTCAAGTTCTCAGAACAGGCCGTAATCGCGGTCGGCGGCGAAGACGTGGGCCTTCCGCCGTTCATCAAGAAGCAGTGCGACGCGGTGCTGCGCATCCCGATGATGCCCGAAGCCCATTCCTACAACGCATCCGTAGCCCTTTCCCTCGGACTTTACGAATTTGCGAGGCTCCGCATCAAGACCCCCTAG
- a CDS encoding 5-formyltetrahydrofolate cyclo-ligase yields the protein MSMLPAIAICILVMLVFGSSPIVELVLKKRREKRGEDVIKDPWTEIHEIPGYRDARNIAAFYPVKGEPNIKPIIQELAIEGRLLLPRCEGEGIMNFYKVSNLRKDLVKGHFGIMEPREGLEKFEGDIPVFLVPGVKFNWDGCRVGHGKGYYDRFLAKYPRAYRAGIATPAQISKEPLAQKETDIKMDVVIACKELY from the coding sequence ATGAGCATGCTACCAGCAATCGCCATCTGCATCCTGGTCATGCTTGTTTTCGGGAGTAGCCCCATCGTGGAGCTCGTCCTGAAAAAGCGTCGCGAAAAAAGGGGTGAAGACGTCATCAAGGACCCCTGGACCGAGATACACGAGATTCCCGGATACAGGGACGCCCGCAACATCGCGGCGTTCTACCCCGTCAAGGGCGAACCCAACATCAAGCCCATCATCCAGGAACTGGCCATCGAAGGCCGCCTGCTGCTCCCGCGCTGCGAGGGCGAGGGCATCATGAATTTTTACAAAGTAAGCAACTTGCGCAAGGACCTGGTCAAGGGTCATTTCGGCATCATGGAACCCCGCGAGGGCCTCGAAAAGTTCGAAGGCGACATTCCCGTGTTCCTCGTCCCCGGCGTGAAGTTCAACTGGGACGGCTGCCGCGTCGGCCACGGGAAAGGCTACTACGACAGGTTCCTCGCCAAGTACCCCAGAGCTTACAGGGCGGGCATCGCCACGCCGGCACAGATTTCAAAGGAACCCCTAGCACAGAAGGAAACCGACATCAAGATGGATGTCGTCATCGCCTGCAAGGAACTGTACTAG
- a CDS encoding ribonuclease D gives MMQNEKYILVDNEESLANLLADLEQYDMAAVDTEADSMHHYVARLCLIQITIGEHHYIVDPLCDTDISPLFKTRAMQTVIFHGADYDLRLLWQTYGFSPKNIFDTMLAAKFLGAEHLGLADLVREYFGDELKKENQRADWTIRPLPLEMCEYAIHDTFYLHELCAILSEKLIAAGRLDWLMEQCQALIEHAKMPSEKTREHWRLTGSSLFNPCGLNILKHLWEWREKQAELMDRPPYKVMPAELMLAIVRAAQAHFPDVKVEHLPKLPRNFRDERLESFKEMLQAAVSTPECEWPERLPKAPPPPVVPHSELLAALKFWRDEEAEKEHLDPSLLANRAQLIWLAAPGCMAWEERYAEAHLMNWQKNIWNRILREKLPTAKRIGED, from the coding sequence TGAAGCCGACTCCATGCATCACTATGTCGCGCGGCTCTGCCTTATCCAGATTACTATCGGTGAACACCACTATATTGTAGACCCCCTGTGCGATACTGACATTTCGCCGCTGTTCAAGACACGCGCCATGCAGACCGTCATCTTCCACGGCGCGGACTACGACCTGCGGCTCCTGTGGCAGACCTACGGGTTCTCGCCGAAAAATATTTTCGACACGATGCTTGCCGCGAAGTTTTTAGGAGCGGAACACCTCGGCCTTGCCGACCTCGTGCGGGAGTACTTCGGTGACGAACTGAAAAAGGAAAACCAGCGCGCCGACTGGACCATAAGGCCCCTGCCGCTCGAGATGTGCGAATACGCCATCCACGATACTTTCTACCTGCACGAACTGTGCGCCATCCTTTCGGAAAAGCTCATCGCGGCCGGCCGCCTCGACTGGCTCATGGAACAGTGCCAGGCCCTGATCGAGCATGCCAAGATGCCCAGCGAAAAGACGCGCGAGCACTGGCGACTCACCGGCTCCAGCCTATTCAATCCATGCGGGCTCAACATTTTAAAGCACCTCTGGGAATGGCGCGAAAAGCAGGCCGAACTCATGGACAGGCCTCCCTACAAGGTCATGCCCGCAGAACTCATGCTCGCCATCGTGCGCGCAGCACAGGCCCATTTCCCCGACGTGAAGGTGGAACACCTTCCCAAGCTCCCGAGGAACTTCCGGGACGAACGCCTGGAATCCTTCAAGGAAATGCTGCAGGCGGCTGTTTCTACACCGGAATGCGAATGGCCCGAACGCCTGCCGAAGGCCCCGCCTCCACCGGTAGTCCCCCATTCCGAACTGCTCGCCGCCCTCAAGTTCTGGCGCGACGAAGAAGCAGAGAAGGAACACCTCGACCCGTCGCTCCTCGCGAACAGGGCGCAGCTCATCTGGCTTGCCGCACCGGGATGCATGGCCTGGGAAGAACGCTATGCCGAAGCGCACCTGATGAACTGGCAGAAGAATATCTGGAACCGCATCCTCCGCGAAAAGCTCCCTACGGCAAAACGAATCGGCGAGGACTAG